Proteins from a single region of Aureibacter tunicatorum:
- a CDS encoding TonB-dependent receptor domain-containing protein has product MKVYFLPLLILIWASSFSLANPAADGNVRGQLVEDGTQEPVGYASVAIYDQNEKLMGGAISDDNGNFVIKGLAPGTYKLEVKFVGFETLQIENVVVGATTTRLGEIKLDAALQMLEDIEVTASKPEVEYKIDRKVINVDKMATALSGSAVEILENVPSVEVDMDGNVSLRGSGNFTVFIDGRPSVFKGSDALSQIPASMIENIELITNPSAKYDPDGTSGIINIITKKKSSGLSGVVNLNGGVPSRYGADAMFSYKANEKFTYHFGGDYNNMERRGTRYAENTTFGEDTVLRITDGDRARIRESYNIKGGLDFTPNDNNRFSLMLAGGKSDNIRDNSYMYENYYIRNGVMEPTENPVTHNYDDMRRSYQYFSVDADYLHKFSGRKGHELSMSVHYGYSEGDEDNITLAYSDETNSKFGEPGRRGLESSIGHEFRYKLDYVRPIGENSKLEAGYQLRMDLSDENNGNYSKAEVDSDWVLNEKFSYQNEFTKDIHAIYGTYSGEWDKLGYQLGIRGEYTFRETNLINVGERTVIERFDWFPTAHFSYQLPSDQQLMASYSRRINRPSNWWLEPFPTFMDAFNVRIGDPGIEPEYIDSFELGYTKTFSAFSLSAEGFFRQINNRTEFVKEIWDDEEANPNGDIFMNTRTNVGQERNYGLELMVNADPLKWWSFNLSGTITGFTIDGSYKDQVFDRQDSYFNFRMSNDFLLTKTTRLQIAPVYTSGRQSAQGYREGFVMVNMALKQDFMDKKLSATLQGRNILNTFKWESTSNGPDFNSMMRFEMMPSFTFSLTYRINNYRNKRSGKGGNGGGESGGFDM; this is encoded by the coding sequence ATGAAAGTTTATTTTTTGCCTTTATTGATCTTGATCTGGGCTTCCAGTTTTTCATTGGCTAATCCAGCAGCTGATGGAAATGTGAGAGGACAGCTTGTGGAAGACGGCACGCAAGAACCTGTTGGCTATGCTTCAGTGGCCATTTATGATCAAAATGAAAAGTTGATGGGAGGAGCTATATCCGATGACAATGGAAACTTTGTCATCAAAGGTCTTGCTCCGGGAACCTATAAGTTAGAAGTAAAATTTGTTGGTTTTGAAACACTTCAAATAGAAAATGTGGTAGTAGGAGCTACGACGACAAGATTAGGGGAAATTAAGCTTGACGCGGCCTTGCAAATGCTGGAAGATATTGAAGTGACAGCATCGAAACCTGAGGTTGAATATAAGATTGACCGAAAGGTAATTAATGTTGATAAAATGGCTACAGCGTTGAGCGGCTCCGCAGTTGAAATTTTGGAAAATGTTCCTTCTGTGGAGGTGGACATGGATGGAAATGTAAGTCTTAGAGGTAGTGGTAACTTTACTGTATTCATAGATGGAAGACCAAGTGTTTTCAAAGGTTCTGATGCCTTGTCGCAAATTCCTGCTTCCATGATTGAAAACATAGAGTTGATCACTAACCCTTCGGCAAAATATGATCCTGACGGTACTTCGGGTATTATCAATATTATCACTAAGAAAAAATCCAGCGGATTAAGTGGTGTGGTGAATCTTAATGGAGGAGTTCCGAGCAGATACGGTGCGGATGCGATGTTTAGTTACAAAGCCAATGAAAAATTCACATACCATTTTGGCGGTGACTATAATAATATGGAAAGAAGAGGCACAAGGTATGCCGAGAATACGACATTTGGAGAAGATACTGTGTTGAGAATCACTGATGGAGATAGAGCAAGGATTAGAGAGTCTTACAATATAAAGGGAGGCTTGGATTTTACTCCAAATGATAATAACAGATTTTCATTGATGCTCGCCGGAGGTAAAAGCGATAATATAAGAGACAACTCTTATATGTATGAAAATTATTATATCAGAAATGGTGTGATGGAGCCAACTGAAAACCCTGTGACTCATAATTATGATGACATGAGGCGTTCTTATCAATATTTTTCAGTAGATGCTGATTATTTGCATAAATTTTCAGGAAGAAAAGGGCATGAACTAAGCATGAGCGTGCACTATGGATACTCTGAAGGAGATGAAGATAATATCACCTTGGCTTATAGCGATGAAACAAACAGCAAGTTTGGAGAGCCGGGACGTAGAGGTTTGGAAAGTAGTATTGGTCACGAATTCAGGTACAAGCTTGATTATGTACGACCAATTGGAGAGAATTCTAAGCTAGAAGCTGGTTATCAATTGCGTATGGATCTTTCAGATGAGAATAATGGAAACTATTCTAAAGCAGAGGTTGATTCGGATTGGGTTTTGAATGAAAAGTTCAGCTATCAAAACGAGTTTACGAAGGATATACATGCCATTTATGGTACTTATTCTGGCGAGTGGGATAAGCTGGGCTATCAATTGGGAATACGAGGTGAGTATACATTTAGAGAAACGAATTTGATTAACGTTGGTGAGAGAACAGTCATTGAAAGATTTGATTGGTTTCCTACCGCTCACTTTTCATATCAGTTGCCATCAGATCAACAGTTGATGGCTAGTTATTCCAGAAGAATCAACAGGCCTTCGAATTGGTGGTTGGAGCCGTTTCCAACATTTATGGATGCCTTCAATGTGAGAATAGGAGATCCGGGCATAGAGCCTGAGTATATTGACTCGTTTGAGTTGGGGTATACCAAAACGTTCAGTGCTTTTAGTTTATCGGCAGAAGGATTTTTCAGACAAATAAACAATAGAACAGAATTTGTAAAAGAGATTTGGGATGATGAAGAGGCTAATCCTAATGGCGATATTTTCATGAATACCAGAACGAACGTTGGACAGGAAAGAAACTATGGATTGGAATTAATGGTGAATGCCGATCCGCTTAAGTGGTGGAGCTTTAATTTGTCAGGTACAATTACTGGCTTTACCATTGATGGATCGTATAAAGATCAGGTTTTTGATCGACAAGACTCTTATTTCAATTTCAGAATGAGCAATGACTTTCTTTTGACGAAAACGACGAGATTGCAAATCGCTCCAGTTTATACTTCAGGAAGACAATCAGCCCAAGGCTATAGAGAAGGTTTTGTGATGGTGAATATGGCCTTAAAGCAAGATTTTATGGATAAAAAGCTATCAGCAACGTTACAAGGCAGAAATATCCTGAATACTTTCAAATGGGAGTCGACTTCCAATGGTCCTGACTTCAATTCCATGATGAGATTTGAGATGATGCCAAGCTTTACATTCTCTCTTACTTATAGAATTAACAATTATCGTAACAAGCGCTCCGGCAAAGGAGGCAATGGTGGTGGAGAATCAGGTGGATTCGATATGTAA
- a CDS encoding heme/hemin ABC transporter substrate-binding protein: MRKLTYLITLLLAVFVAESCSEKKKENTTDVNQAQERIVSIGGQATEILFALGKGDQVVGRDVTSVYPLSVASIPSVGHSSSITAEGILALTPSVVVMPEGTLNEKVESQLSQAGVEVVKIGKTKSLSQLKASINTLGSRFNENDKSAELVGNVEKEIASVSKVEDSPKVMFIYSRGRGAMTVGGKGTFAEEIISLAGGKLAVENLEGFKPLTPEALIEADPDYVLFFDTGLQSVGGVEGALEIPGMKETSAGKNGKIISMDGSLLAGFGPRLGQAASELSKKINS; the protein is encoded by the coding sequence ATGAGAAAACTAACGTATTTAATAACCCTTCTACTAGCGGTTTTTGTTGCGGAATCGTGCAGTGAAAAAAAGAAAGAAAACACAACTGATGTCAATCAGGCTCAGGAAAGAATAGTTTCAATAGGCGGTCAAGCCACAGAGATATTGTTTGCACTAGGCAAAGGAGATCAAGTGGTCGGTAGAGATGTTACCAGTGTTTATCCATTAAGTGTAGCTTCTATCCCATCTGTTGGACATTCAAGCTCAATCACAGCCGAAGGAATCTTGGCTCTGACTCCAAGTGTGGTTGTTATGCCTGAAGGAACTTTGAATGAAAAAGTAGAGTCGCAATTAAGTCAAGCTGGTGTTGAAGTAGTTAAGATAGGAAAGACAAAAAGCTTGAGTCAACTGAAAGCATCCATCAATACGCTTGGAAGTAGATTTAATGAAAATGACAAGAGCGCTGAGCTTGTAGGCAATGTGGAAAAAGAAATAGCTTCTGTTAGCAAGGTTGAAGATTCTCCAAAAGTGATGTTTATATACTCAAGGGGGCGTGGAGCTATGACTGTAGGAGGCAAAGGAACATTCGCTGAGGAAATAATTAGTCTTGCGGGAGGTAAACTGGCGGTTGAGAATTTGGAAGGCTTTAAGCCATTAACGCCTGAAGCGTTAATAGAAGCTGATCCTGACTATGTTTTGTTTTTTGATACAGGTTTGCAGAGTGTTGGAGGAGTGGAAGGCGCTTTGGAGATTCCTGGCATGAAAGAAACTTCAGCAGGTAAAAATGGTAAAATCATTTCAATGGATGGTTCTTTGCTGGCAGGTTTTGGCCCTCGTTTGGGACAAGCAGCGTCCGAGCTGTCCAAGAAGATAAATTCATAG
- a CDS encoding ChaN family lipoprotein: protein MTYKNAVLFWIICLTFGFTAIANGQNPEAYKLFDSKGKKAKYIKMMKELADADVVMFGELHDNTINHWLEFKVLESLHKAKGDKVIVGAEMFESDDQLLIDEYFSELISKKSFQKEARLWDEYKTDYRPLLEYAKTNNLQFVATNIPRRYASLVYKKGINYLDSLSDEAKSYIAPLPIEIDLELPCYKNMMGMMKGHGGENLPKSQAVKDATMAYFILKNLKEEDIFIHYNGDYHSKNHEGIVWYLQQANPDLKVVTISTVLQDDIEKLNEEFHNQADYILCIPNDMTRSYTRD from the coding sequence ATGACTTACAAAAATGCCGTTTTGTTTTGGATCATATGCTTAACCTTTGGGTTTACTGCTATTGCAAATGGTCAAAATCCCGAAGCTTATAAATTGTTTGACTCAAAAGGAAAGAAAGCGAAATACATCAAGATGATGAAAGAGTTAGCTGATGCGGATGTGGTTATGTTTGGCGAACTGCATGACAACACGATCAATCACTGGCTGGAATTCAAAGTGCTTGAAAGCCTTCATAAAGCTAAAGGAGATAAAGTAATCGTAGGCGCTGAAATGTTCGAAAGCGATGATCAATTGCTAATAGATGAGTACTTCTCAGAACTGATCAGCAAAAAAAGTTTTCAAAAAGAAGCCCGTCTTTGGGATGAATACAAAACTGACTACAGGCCTTTATTGGAATACGCAAAAACCAATAACCTCCAGTTCGTTGCGACGAATATTCCTAGAAGATACGCTTCTTTGGTATACAAAAAAGGAATCAATTACTTGGACAGTCTATCCGACGAAGCTAAAAGCTACATCGCTCCATTGCCTATCGAAATTGACTTGGAACTTCCGTGCTATAAAAACATGATGGGTATGATGAAAGGTCATGGCGGTGAAAATTTGCCTAAGTCTCAAGCGGTAAAAGACGCGACAATGGCTTACTTTATTCTCAAAAATTTAAAAGAAGAGGATATTTTCATTCATTACAATGGCGACTATCATTCCAAAAACCATGAAGGTATAGTATGGTACCTACAACAAGCCAATCCTGATCTAAAAGTAGTAACTATCAGCACAGTATTGCAAGATGATATCGAAAAGCTCAACGAAGAGTTCCATAACCAAGCGGACTATATCCTATGCATTCCCAATGATATGACTCGTTCCTATACAAGAGATTAA